One Rhodospirillaceae bacterium genomic region harbors:
- a CDS encoding threonine aldolase, whose translation MQHYAGPNSHLVNIPGGLAQFSTPALLLDLEQXEGNIQTMMKHCQHTGQKLRPHAKSHKSSLLAKKQIEAGAVGICCATLREAEALTANGLKGVLLTSPIAGLPKINRLVELNRQNSNILAVVDDPGTVAHLSEIQHQTNPDKQLGLLVDLDIGTHRTGTANVEGARALALLIAKNKNLVFRGIQAYAGHLQHIESYSERLEAMTTQAALLIKLVADLKADGITPEIVTGGGTGTYDIDHRFDVFTELQAGSYLFTDVQYNTVQLNEAGTKPFAPSLTVLATVVSAIHNTHSVIDAGLKSFATDGPVPEIIRGAPAEATYKFMGDEHGAIVYSPENNKILTTGDRVSCIVPHCDPTVNLYDNYHCMKGDMLIQIVPIDARGNS comes from the coding sequence ATGCAACACTACGCCGGACCGAACTCCCATCTAGTCAACATTCCCGGGGGCTTGGCCCAATTCTCTACGCCGGCCCTNCTCCTAGACCTCGAGCAGGNCGAAGGCAACATACAGACAATGATGAAACATTGCCAGCACACTGGCCAAAAACTTCGGCCCCACGCAAAAAGCCATAAATCCAGTTTATTGGCAAAGAAACAGATAGAGGCAGGAGCTGTGGGAATATGCTGCGCAACCCTCAGAGAAGCGGAAGCCCTGACGGCTAACGGCCTTAAGGGCGTCTTGCTCACTTCTCCAATTGCTGGACTGCCTAAAATAAATAGGTTAGTTGAGCTGAATCGTCAAAACAGCAATATTTTGGCTGTGGTTGACGACCCGGGTACCGTCGCCCACTTATCGGAAATCCAACACCAAACGAACCCTGATAAACAACTTGGGTTGCTGGTGGACCTGGACATTGGAACCCATCGGACAGGAACCGCAAATGTAGAGGGAGCTCGGGCCCTTGCCCTGCTAATTGCCAAGAACAAAAACCTGGTATTCCGTGGAATACAAGCATACGCCGGTCACTTGCAGCATATCGAAAGCTATTCTGAGAGGCTTGAAGCCATGACTACACAAGCGGCTCTCCTTATTAAGCTCGTGGCAGATCTCAAGGCGGATGGGATTACCCCCGAAATTGTCACCGGCGGTGGAACTGGAACCTATGATATTGATCACCGATTCGACGTGTTTACAGAATTACAGGCCGGTTCCTACCTATTCACTGATGTACAATACAATACCGTTCAGCTCAACGAAGCGGGGACCAAGCCCTTTGCCCCCTCCCTGACAGTTCTTGCTACAGTTGTTAGCGCCATCCACAATACTCATTCGGTGATTGATGCTGGTTTGAAAAGTTTTGCAACAGATGGACCTGTACCTGAAATAATCCGTGGGGCCCCCGCGGAAGCAACTTACAAGTTTATGGGGGATGAGCACGGAGCCATAGTGTATTCACCTGAGAACAATAAGATTCTTACTACTGGTGATCGCGTGTCTTGTATTGTGCCACACTGCGATCCTACGGTTAATCTGTACGATAATTACCACTGCATGAAAGGAGATATGCTTATCCAGATTGTCCCGATAGACGCCCGGGGAAACTCGTAA
- a CDS encoding haloacid dehalogenase type II, whose translation MVDLDIKALAFDVFGTVVDWRGSIGREGSVWGDTKKLELDWFAFADAWRDLYQPAMERVRTGEVDWVNLDGLHLMNLHKLLGEFGLDDLDKEELNHINTMWHRLDPWPDSVAGMNRLKTKFTLASLSNGNVALIVNMAKRARIPWDTVLGAEVVGHYKPEPQAYAKSVELLGITPSQTLMVAAHNSDLVAASAVGLKTAFVRRPLEYGPNQSADRAPTTGYNFVAEDLIDLAEQLGT comes from the coding sequence ATGGTTGATTTGGACATTAAGGCTCTCGCCTTCGACGTCTTCGGCACTGTAGTTGACTGGAGAGGCTCAATCGGACGGGAAGGATCTGTCTGGGGTGATACCAAGAAACTAGAGCTCGACTGGTTCGCCTTCGCGGATGCATGGCGTGATCTCTATCAACCTGCAATGGAGAGAGTTCGGACCGGGGAAGTAGACTGGGTAAATTTGGATGGCCTCCATCTCATGAATTTACACAAGCTGTTGGGAGAGTTTGGGCTAGATGACCTAGACAAAGAAGAGCTGAACCATATCAATACCATGTGGCACCGCTTAGACCCTTGGCCGGATTCTGTAGCCGGTATGAACCGATTAAAAACAAAGTTCACCCTGGCGTCACTATCCAATGGGAATGTTGCGTTAATTGTAAACATGGCTAAACGGGCGCGCATCCCCTGGGACACAGTCCTGGGTGCAGAGGTCGTTGGCCACTATAAGCCCGAACCCCAAGCCTATGCGAAGAGCGTCGAATTACTTGGCATAACGCCCAGCCAAACACTCATGGTTGCTGCCCATAATAGCGATCTTGTTGCCGCCTCGGCAGTCGGCCTAAAGACAGCCTTCGTTAGACGACCTCTCGAGTATGGGCCCAATCAGTCCGCTGACAGAGCCCCAACAACTGGTTATAACTTCGTGGCAGAAGACCTTATCGACCTTGCAGAGCAGTTGGGCACTTAG
- a CDS encoding mandelate racemase, with protein sequence MQIDKLTYRGVRTRAALLPLARPVVARVGEFREWPVILIDLETEEGITGTSYLEPYLANSVKYIIPAIHDLIERRKGEVIAPANDFYTHRKMLNLIGLQGVATIAVSGIDMAAWDALSKAANMPLARXLGGSTXPIPAYNSNGLWLTPIDTLEQEAAELKEEGDFGALKLRIGRECLNDDLGALEAVRKGAGSDIKLMCDFNQGQTIGEALSRCHALDDSGLYWFEEPIPYDQLPGYTQLARELKTPVQLGENFYGPRSLFEAVAAEAGDYMMPDLMRIGGVTGWLHAASIAGSAGVPISSHLYPEFSAHLLAVTETAHWLEWQDWVNPILQEPFKLSNGTLAIPEXAGAGIQWDDLIVKKFEMDI encoded by the coding sequence ATGCAAATTGATAAATTAACATACCGTGGCGTTCGGACCCGCGCCGCCCTTCTCCCTCTTGCTCGACCAGTAGTAGCACGGGTCGGAGAATTCAGGGAATGGCCCGTGATCCTAATAGACTTAGAGACGGAGGAAGGAATTACCGGAACTTCCTATCTCGAACCATATCTTGCCAACTCCGTTAAATATATTATACCGGCAATTCATGACTTGATAGAGCGAAGAAAGGGCGAAGTGATAGCGCCCGCAAACGATTTTTACACTCACAGAAAAATGCTAAATCTTATTGGCTTACAAGGGGTGGCCACCATCGCCGTTTCTGGAATCGATATGGCTGCCTGGGATGCATTGTCGAAAGCCGCAAATATGCCTCTAGCCCGGTTNCTTGGCGGCAGCACAGANCCCATTCCCGCATACAACAGTAACGGACTATGGCTGACACCGATTGACACTCTTGAACAAGAAGCAGCCGAACTTAAAGAGGAAGGAGACTTTGGCGCGCTCAAATTACGTATTGGGCGAGAATGTCTGAATGACGATCTAGGCGCTTTGGAAGCCGTTCGCAAAGGTGCTGGCTCTGACATCAAATTGATGTGTGACTTCAATCAGGGACAAACTATTGGAGAGGCGTTATCCCGCTGCCATGCCCTCGATGACAGCGGGCTCTATTGGTTCGAAGAACCGATCCCCTACGACCAGCTCCCAGGATATACTCAACTGGCTCGTGAGCTTAAAACTCCGGTACAACTAGGCGAAAATTTTTATGGCCCGCGGAGCTTATTTGAGGCTGTAGCGGCAGAGGCAGGAGATTATATGATGCCCGACCTAATGCGAATTGGCGGCGTCACGGGGTGGCTCCACGCCGCCTCTATCGCAGGATCCGCTGGAGTCCCAATTTCCTCTCATCTCTATCCGGAGTTCTCTGCACACCTGTTGGCAGTGACGGAGACTGCACATTGGCTTGAGTGGCAGGACTGGGTAAATCCCATACTACAGGAGCCTTTCAAATTATCTAATGGGACACTTGCTATTCCCGAAANGGCAGGGGCCGGAATACAATGGGACGACCTGATCGTTAAAAAATTTGAGATGGATATATAG
- a CDS encoding global cell cycle regulator GcrA-like protein: MVWTERAVKRLCSLWSKGVPAREIGEKLGGISRNAVIGKAHRLGLSKQVGTGDAENTPAIIRAEDLTEKMCRWPIGHPGDDDFRFCGEPSIPTRPYCGEHCVQAYRGRSEEAA, translated from the coding sequence ATGGTTTGGACAGAGAGGGCAGTAAAGCGGCTATGTAGTCTTTGGTCTAAGGGGGTTCCTGCGAGAGAAATTGGGGAAAAGCTTGGTGGAATAAGCCGAAATGCTGTAATTGGAAAGGCTCATCGACTTGGTTTATCTAAGCAGGTCGGGACTGGAGATGCGGAGAACACGCCGGCAATTATTCGAGCTGAGGATCTCACTGAGAAAATGTGCCGATGGCCAATTGGGCATCCAGGGGATGACGATTTTAGGTTTTGTGGTGAGCCTAGTATTCCGACCCGACCATACTGCGGTGAACATTGCGTTCAAGCCTATAGAGGACGTTCTGAGGAGGCGGCCTAA